The Fusobacterium sp. FSA-380-WT-3A genomic interval CTTAATAAAATATACTTATTTATAAACTACTATTTAATATAATTATATTATATTTTTTATAAAAAGCAAGTTTTTTTTGAAATTTTTTTACAATCAAAGTGTTTTTTTTAGAAAAAATGAATTAAAAAAACACTATTAATTTTTTGCTCTTATTTTTTCTTGACAAAAAACTATGTTATAATGTACAATGTTTCATGTATACAAAAAACGAAGAAGAGGTATTTTATAATGAGAATAGAAAGAAATAAATCTATGAGAGAAAAAGTTTATGATATTTTAAAAGAAATGATTATAGATGGAAAAATTCCTCAAGGACAAAGAATTATAGAAACAGAATACTCTCAAGAATTTCAAATTAGTAGAACTCCCATAAGAGAAGCTTTAAGGATGTTAGAATTAGAAGGACTTGTTGTTTCTAATTCTACAGGTGGAGTTATTGTAAAGAAAACTACTAAAGAAGAACTTATTGAAATATATAAAATAAGAATAGCTTTAGAAGGAATTATTTTAGAAGAAGTTATAAAAAAAGCTACTGAAAAAGACATAAAACTAATTGAAGAGACTTTAACTACAACTAAAGAAAAACTTGAAGAAAATAATCTAGAAGAAATTTTTGCTTTGTTTTCTCAATTTAATATAGAATTATATGAGATAGCAAAGGTTCCTAGAGTAATGGGAATGATTAATAATATTAATCTTTATCTTAAAAGATTCAGA includes:
- a CDS encoding GntR family transcriptional regulator: MRIERNKSMREKVYDILKEMIIDGKIPQGQRIIETEYSQEFQISRTPIREALRMLELEGLVVSNSTGGVIVKKTTKEELIEIYKIRIALEGIILEEVIKKATEKDIKLIEETLTTTKEKLEENNLEEIFALFSQFNIELYEIAKVPRVMGMINNINLYLKRFRRLAIDENIRKLEAFNDHVQILECIKNRDLEEALKINRKHLERSMNFMIPKFEEK